One genomic region from Rosa rugosa chromosome 1, drRosRugo1.1, whole genome shotgun sequence encodes:
- the LOC133725445 gene encoding uncharacterized protein LOC133725445: MENYRSKSCRDGRNTQMEVYYGGSRDERNMQMEVYYGGKAAPPPPPPPTSMRDLKSYSVNYTGSGTSGAYPNHQIVKDVKIKKGKSSLGTSTSKIWSLADPELQRKKRVAGYKVYSAEEKMKGSFKKSFKWIKSTYTQVVYGWR, from the coding sequence ATGGAGAATTATAGATCCAAGTCCTGTAGAGATGGGAGGAACACGCAGATGGAGGTCTACTATGGAGGCAGCAGAGATGAGAGGAATATGCAGATGGAGGTCTACTATGGAGGCAAGGcagctccaccaccaccaccaccaccaacaagCATGAGAGATCTCAAGAGTTACAGTGTCAACTATACTGGCTCTGGTACTTCTGGTGCATACCCAAATCATCAGATTGTTAAAGATGTGAAGATCAAGAAAGGCAAGAGCAGCTTGGGGACATCCACATCAAAGATCTGGAGCTTGGCTGACCCAGagttgcagaggaagaagagggtTGCTGGATACAAAGTCTATTCAGCTGAGGAGAAGATGAAAGGGTCCTTCAAAAAGAGCTTTAAGTGGATTAAGAGCACCTACACCCAAGTAGTCTATGGCTGGCGATGA
- the LOC133741105 gene encoding eukaryotic initiation factor 4A-10-like, protein MTGVASGSSQFDAHQYDAKMNQLLSTDGQEFFTSFDEVYESFDSMGLQENLLRGLYAYGFEKPSAIQQRGIVPFCRGLDVIQQAQSGTGKTATFCSGILQNIDYDLYQCQALALVPTRELARQIEKVMRALGDYLRVKVHACVGGTSVREDQRILQAGVHVVIGTPGRVLDMLKRQYLRSDCIKMFVLDEADEMLSLGFKDQIYDIFQQLPSNIQVGVFSATMPSEALELTKKFMNKPVRILVKRDELTLEGIKQFYVNVDKEQWKFDTLFDLYETLTITQCVIFVNTRRNVDWLTDKMRSRDHTVSAIHGEMEQNTRDIIMREFRSGSSRVLITTDLMARGIDVQQVSLVINYDLPTQPENYLHRIGRSGRFGRKGVAINFVTSDSERMLHDIKNFYQVVIEELPDRFGDLL, encoded by the exons ATGACAGGTGTTGCTAGTGGAAGTTCACAATTTGATGCTCATCAATATGATGCTAAGATGAATCAGTT ACTTTCAACTGATGGACAAGAATTCTTCACCTCATTCGATGAGGTTTATGAGAGTTTCGACTCTATGGGATTGCAAGAAAATCTCCTTAGAGGCCTTTATGCATATG GTTTTGAGAAGCCTTCTGCGATTCAGCAGAGGGGCATTGTTCCTTTCTGCAGAGGTCTTGATGTGATTCAACAGGCTCAATCCGGAACCGGGAAAACAGCAACTTTCTGCTCTGGAATTTTGCAAAACATTGATTATGATCTCTACCAATGCCAGGCTTTGGCTTTGGTACCAACCAGGGAGTTGGCACGACAGATCGAGAAGGTTATGCGAGCACTTGGTGACTATCTTCGCGTGAAGGTTCATGCTTGCGTTGGTGGGACAAGTGTTCGTGAGGATCAACGAATTCTTCAAGCTGGTGTCCATGTTGTTATTGGAACTCCGGGGCGTGTTCTTGACATGTTGAAGAGGCAATATCTTAGGTCAGATTGCATTAAGATGTTTGTATTGGATGAAGCTGATGAAATGCTTTCTCTTGGTTTCAAGGATCAG ATCTATGATATTTTCCAGCAGCTGCCATCGAATATTCAGGTGGGGGTGTTTTCTGCTACTATGCCATCTGAAGCCCTTGAACTCACAAAGAAGTTTATGAACAAACCTGTGAGGATCTTAGTAAAGCGGGATGAGCTCACTCTTGAGGGTATCAAACAATTTTATGTCAATGTTGATAAGGAACAATGGAAGTTCGACACACTGTTTGATCTCTACGAGACCTTAACCATCACCCAATGTGTCATCTTTGTCAACACAAGGCGCAATGTGGACTGGCTTACTGACAAGATGCGCAGCCGTGATCACACCGTCTCTGCTATCCATGGTGAAATGGAACAGAACACTCGTGATATCATTATGCGTGAATTCAGATCCGGCTCTTCTCGTGTTCTAATAACCACTGATCTCATGGCTCGCGGTATTGATGTGCAGCAAGTATCTCTTGTGATAAATTATGATTTGCCAACTCAACCAGAAAATTACCTTCATCGTATAGGACGAAGTGGAAGATTTGGAAGAAAAGGTGTGGCGATCAACTTTGTGACATCAGACAGCGAGAGAATGCTGCATGACATTAAAAACTTTTACCAAGTTGTCATTGAGGAGCTGCCGGACAGATTTGGTGATCTCCTCTGA
- the LOC133725447 gene encoding eukaryotic initiation factor 4A-8 encodes MAGLAPEGAQFDAKQYDSKMSEILSSEGQEFFTSYDEVHDSFDAMGLQENLLRGIYAYGFEKPSAIQQRGIVPFCKGLDVIQQAQSGTGKTATFCSGILQQLDYGLVQCQALVLAPTRELAQQIEKVMRALGDYLGVKVHACVGGTSVREDQRILQTGVHGVVGTPGRVFDMLRRQSLRADYIKMFVLDEADEMLSRGFKDQIYDIFQLLPSKVQVGVFSATMPPEALEITRKFMNKPVRILVKRDELTLEGIKQFYVNVDKEEWKLETLCDLYETLAITQSVIFVNTRRKVDWLTDKMRSRDHTVSATHGDMDQNQRDIIMREFRSGSSRVLITTDLLARGIDVQQVSLVINFDLPTQPENYLHRIGRSGRFGRKGVAINFVTRDDDRMLYDIQRFYNVVIEELPSNVADLL; translated from the exons atggcaggtcttgCTCCTGAAGGTGCACAGTTTGATGCTAAACAGTATGATTCTAAGATGAGTGAGAT CCTCTCATCTGAAGGCCAAGAGTTCTTCACATCGTATGATGAGGTTCATGACAGTTTTGATGCCATGGGTTTACAAGAAAATCTTTTAAGGGGAATATATGCTTATG GATTTGAGAAGCCTTCTGCGATTCAGCAAAGAGGAATTGTTCCTTTCTGTAAAGGTTTGGATGTGATTCAACAAGCTCAGTCAGGAACAGGCAAAACAGCAACCTTTTGCTCTGGAATTTTGCAGCAACTTGACTATGGTTTGGTCCAGTGCCAGGCTTTGGTGTTGGCACCTACCAGGGAGTTAGCTCAGCAGATTGAGAAGGTTATGCGGGCACTTGGAGACTATCTCGGCGTGAAGGTTCATGCTTGCGTAGGTGGGACTAGTGTTCGTGAGGATCAGCGAATTCTTCAGACTGGTGTGCATGGGGTGGTTGGCACTCCTGGACGTGTGTTTGACATGTTGCGGAGGCAATCTCTTCGTGCAGATTACATTAAGATGTTTGTATTGGATGAAGCCGATGAAATGCTATCTAGGGGTTTCAAGGATCAG ATCTATGACATTTTTCAGCTTCTGCCTTCAAAAGTTCAAGTTGGTGTGTTCTCTGCTACTATGCCTCCTGAAGCCCTTGAGATCACCAGAAAGTTTATGAACAAACCTGTTAGGATTTTGGTTAAGCGTGATGAGCTCACCCTTGAGGGAATCAAGCAATTTTATGTTAATGTCGATAAGGAAGAATGGAAGCTTGAGACACTTTGCGATCTCTATGAGACCCTTGCAATCACTCAGAGTGTCATTTTTGTTAATACAAGGCGCAAAGTGGATTGGCTTACAGATAAGATGCGAAGCCGTGACCACACTGTGTCTGCTACCCATGGTGATATGGACCAGAACCAGCGTGACATTATCATGCGTGAATTCCGATCTGGTTCCTCCCGTGTTCTCATCACTACTGATCTGTTGGCACGTGGTATTGATGTGCAGCAAGTGTCGCTTGTAATTAATTTTGATTTGCCGACTCAACCAGAAAACTACCTTCATCGTATTGGACGAAGTGGGCGATTTGGAAGAAAAGGTGTTGCCATCAATTTTGTGACTAGGGATGACGATAGAATGCTGTATGACATTCAGAGGTTTTATAATGTGGTGATTGAGGAGCTGCCTTCCAACGTGGCCGATCTTCTGTGA
- the LOC133724316 gene encoding eukaryotic initiation factor 4A-6-like, whose protein sequence is MEGVMQHCVNVEKEEGKFDKLYDLYDTLCITSQSVIVVNTRLKAEWLTQKMRSKAHIVSAIHGDMDQFNRDRIMREFHSGTCPVLITGTAMMASNNNAEQVSLAINYDLPTQPEQYRRIETFGRTGVAINFVTRDEKRVLHDIERVCNMDIRELPFSTS, encoded by the coding sequence ATGGAAGGTGTAATGCAACATTGCGTAAACGTTGAAAAGGAAGAAGGGAAGTTTGACAAACTCTATGATCTCTACGATACCTTGTGCATCACTTCCCAGAGTGTCATCGTTGTTAATACAAGGCTCAAAGCGGAATGGCTTACTCAAAAGATGCGAAGCAAGGCACACATCGTCTCTGCTATCCATGGCGACATGGACCAGTTCAATCGTGACAGGATTATGCGTGAGTTCCATTCTGGCACTTGCCCTGTTCTGATCACCGGTACCGCTATGATGGCTTCTAATAACAATGCGGAGCAAGTATCTCTAGCCATAAATTATGATTTGCCTACTCAACCAGAACAATACAGACGGATTGAAACGTTCGGAAGAACAGGTGTTGCCATTAACTTTGTGACCAGGGATGAGAAGAGAGTGCTGCACGATATCGAGAGGGTTTGTAATATGGACATCAGGGAGCTGCCATTTTCCACCAGCTAA
- the LOC133725446 gene encoding transcription termination factor MTERF2, chloroplastic-like — protein sequence MYGFCCRRFQFQLLVPSSVTHFHCIQKEPLFSRSYSSKSLVGPQGPSFTVSYLINSFGFSPELALSLSKKLWVQFESPEKPDSVIKLLKHYGLNGTHVSEIAKKRPTLFLFKAEKTLLPKLEFFSSIGISGTALARLLCMNPRILTVSLERSLRPCYDLTKTLRIPDEKLAYFFSDFRRITFTRLCFVARNVQVLRAHGVPESSFPLWVPVNFNALSFDSEKVRENIDKVISMGFRPSSATFMRALFVISVMDASKWEQRMEFYRKWGLTEDDVLLAFRKSPLFMSFSEKIISSKMNFYVKTMGWQPSDVAGCPDVLTYSLEKRIIPRCSVIRLLQLEGLIAKEDVSISTILKTSEKWFLERFVIRYQDQVPELLDIFQGKMDLADVGLGFEERGGAK from the exons ATGTATGGTTTTTGCTGTAGAAGATTTCAGTTTCAATTACTAGTTCCAAGTTCAGTTACCCACTTTCATTGCATTCAAAAGGAACCTCTTTTTAGCAGATCATATTCATCAAAATCACTAGTAGGTCCTCAAGGTCCCTCTTTTACAGTTTCATACCTTATAAACTCATTTGGGTTCTCCCCAGAACTTGCTCTCTCTCTGTCCAAGAAGCTGTGGGTACAGTTTGAATCCCCAGAAAAACCAGACTCTGTTATTAAGCTTCTGAAACACTATGGACTCAATGGTACCCATGTCTCTGAAATCGCTAAGAAACGCCCAACCCTGTTTTTATTCAAAGCTGAGAAGACCCTTCTGCCCAAGCTTGAGTTTTTCAGTTCTATTGGCATATCAGGCACTGCCCTTGCTAGGCTCCTTTGTATGAACCCAAGAATCTTGACAGTAAGCTTAGAGAGAAGTCTCAGACCTTGTTATGATCTCACCAAAACTCTACGTATCCCCGATGAAAAGCTCGCTTATTTCTTTAGTGACTTCAGGCGGATTACTTTCACAAGATTGTGCTTTGTTGCTCGCAATGTTCAAGTTCTGAGAGCACATGGTGTGCCAGAATCCTCATTTCCTCTGTGGGTGCCCGTTAATTTTAATGCACTGTCCTTTGACTCTGAGAAGGTCAGAGAAAATATTGACAAGGTCATCAGCATGGGATTCCGCCCTTCATCTGCCACATTCATGAGAGCACTGTTTGTGATATCAGTGATGGATGCATCAAAATGGGAACAGAGGATGGAATTTTATAGAAAGTGGGGTCTGACTGAAGATGATGTGTTGTTGGCATTTAGAAAGAGTCCCTTGTTTATGTCCTTCAGTGAGAAGATTATATCCAGTAAAATGAATTTTTATGTGAAGACAATGGGTTGGCAGCCCTCAGATGTGGCTGGATGTCCTGATGTTCTAACTTATAGTTTGGAGAAGCGAATCATACCTAGGTGTTCGGTTATCAGACTTCTCCAGTTAGAGGGCTTAATCGCAAAGGAAGATGTATCTATAAGTACTATTCTGAAGACAAGCGAGAAGTGGTTCTTGGAAAG GTTTGTGATCAGATATCAGGATCAAGTACCTGAGTTATTGGATATCTTTCAAGGAAAAATGGATCTTGCGGACGTTGGCTTAGGGTTTGAGGAAAGAGGTGGAGCAAAATAA